The Nitrospira sp. genome includes a region encoding these proteins:
- a CDS encoding response regulator transcription factor yields MALNAVPSQEPTDNLADQRAGAGIVVLSSSMQLLHMNRQATELSKLINMAENGGSPAKAAQGVLPSVLTELCAEIIKALHVRTEAKDWEQFEVKRIAGNPNQPVLLRGFGLPDRGGIQYARLVVTLEELGRRQQLSTDQAKERFQLTNREQSVVENLAKGWTNKEIANALKITEQTVKEHIKHIMRKTNSTTRTGVLVQVFRS; encoded by the coding sequence GTGGCTCTCAACGCTGTCCCCTCTCAGGAACCTACAGACAACTTGGCCGACCAGCGTGCAGGCGCAGGAATTGTTGTGCTGTCGTCCTCCATGCAGTTGCTTCATATGAATCGGCAGGCAACAGAACTGTCAAAGCTCATCAACATGGCGGAAAACGGCGGTTCCCCAGCCAAGGCGGCACAAGGAGTGCTTCCATCAGTGCTTACCGAACTCTGTGCTGAAATTATCAAAGCGCTTCACGTTCGTACCGAGGCAAAAGACTGGGAACAATTTGAGGTCAAGCGAATCGCCGGCAATCCTAACCAACCCGTGCTCCTTCGCGGCTTCGGCCTACCTGATCGCGGCGGAATTCAATATGCGCGATTGGTTGTGACGTTAGAGGAATTGGGACGACGGCAGCAACTCAGTACCGACCAGGCTAAAGAACGATTCCAGCTCACCAATCGAGAGCAGTCAGTGGTCGAAAACCTCGCGAAAGGATGGACAAACAAGGAGATCGCGAACGCTCTCAAAATTACCGAACAGACAGTGAAGGAACATATCAAACACATCATGCGAAAAACAAACTCTACCACTCGAACCGGAGTTCTCGTTCAAGTCTTCCGTTCCTAA
- a CDS encoding polysaccharide biosynthesis/export family protein, translating into MKTFGCRWFQGGVCIALSTFLTLSGCWIGGEQIDFNVTYIPPNEFLLGPEDVLVVNVWRNQELSREVIIRPDGKISMPLIGDVQAAGMTSNVLAKRIADGLAEFMSNPTVSVQVKEVNSYYVYVLGEVSKPGKVPLKSYATVLQGISLAGGFTTFASRNKIHVLRVVPNGQGQPKQVQIPVPYEDIIQGKNSEGNFFLKAGDVIVVP; encoded by the coding sequence TTGAAAACTTTCGGTTGCAGATGGTTCCAGGGGGGGGTATGTATTGCTCTCAGTACTTTCCTGACTCTCTCGGGTTGCTGGATCGGCGGCGAGCAGATCGATTTCAACGTCACGTATATCCCACCGAATGAGTTCTTGCTTGGTCCTGAGGATGTGCTTGTTGTCAATGTATGGAGGAATCAGGAACTTTCGCGTGAAGTAATCATTCGTCCTGATGGGAAAATTTCGATGCCTTTAATCGGTGATGTTCAGGCAGCAGGCATGACATCAAATGTCCTGGCAAAACGAATTGCTGATGGATTGGCCGAATTCATGTCCAACCCCACTGTGTCTGTTCAAGTCAAGGAAGTGAACAGTTATTATGTCTATGTTCTGGGAGAAGTCTCAAAGCCGGGCAAGGTGCCTTTGAAATCCTATGCTACGGTGTTGCAGGGCATTTCGCTGGCTGGAGGGTTTACGACTTTTGCATCAAGAAATAAAATCCATGTTCTCCGTGTTGTGCCCAACGGTCAAGGCCAACCCAAGCAGGTCCAGATTCCAGTTCCCTATGAAGATATCATCCAAGGTAAAAATTCGGAGGGAAATTTTTTCCTCAAGGCTGGTGATGTCATTGTTGTGCCATAG
- a CDS encoding polysaccharide biosynthesis/export family protein, with amino-acid sequence MNVKVLLGAIALSGSVVGIAFADQVDQVSKPILVAAASSATASSGMRHGGEGAEKSSLTVTPDYIMGPEDVLEITVWKNADLSKQVQVRPDGRISLPLIGDVSAVGRTAAQLTEEISARLKSYMENPTVSILVREVNSYQIYVLGEVNAPGKYPLKSKTTLLQAITIAHGFTQVAARNKIVVFRFGKDGEGLNKIKASYDDIVLRDGSDQNIELKPGDQIVVPSETMVVLPTR; translated from the coding sequence ATGAATGTTAAGGTATTACTTGGCGCAATTGCCCTTTCGGGGAGTGTTGTCGGTATCGCATTCGCTGACCAGGTAGATCAGGTGTCCAAACCGATTCTTGTCGCAGCCGCATCCTCGGCGACAGCTTCTTCCGGTATGCGTCATGGCGGGGAGGGTGCGGAAAAGTCTTCTCTTACCGTAACTCCGGACTACATCATGGGACCTGAGGATGTGCTTGAGATCACGGTGTGGAAAAATGCTGATCTGTCCAAACAGGTCCAGGTTCGGCCGGATGGAAGAATTTCACTTCCTCTCATTGGTGATGTGTCTGCTGTGGGAAGAACTGCTGCGCAGCTGACCGAGGAAATCTCTGCACGATTGAAGTCCTATATGGAGAATCCTACGGTCTCCATCCTCGTGCGTGAAGTCAATAGCTATCAGATTTACGTGCTCGGTGAGGTGAATGCGCCAGGAAAGTACCCCTTAAAGAGCAAGACCACGCTGCTGCAGGCGATTACGATCGCGCATGGATTTACTCAGGTGGCGGCACGTAACAAAATTGTCGTATTTCGCTTTGGGAAAGATGGTGAGGGGTTAAACAAAATCAAGGCAAGTTACGACGATATTGTGCTCAGAGATGGTTCTGATCAAAACATTGAGCTAAAGCCGGGTGACCAGATCGTGGTGCCATCAGAAACGATGGTAGTTTTGCCGACAAGATAG